Proteins co-encoded in one Halorussus lipolyticus genomic window:
- a CDS encoding aminotransferase class I/II-fold pyridoxal phosphate-dependent enzyme, producing the protein MDIAPFELERWFAEYEHEADIMLAESGIRSLRADRFDLNPGKLGYVIPTNGDPELRAEVGSRYDRGADELLFTCGTQEANLLAFLSLMDEDSHAVVVTPTYQALHAVPESIGDVSRVSLEPPEWELDVDAVADAIRPETEVVVLNNPNNPTGRYHPEETVQALYDLAEDEDAYLLCDEVYRLLADDPLPTVASMGDHGISTTSLTKAYGLAGLRFGWIAGPEEVIEEAWKWKDYTTISPSIFGQHIARQALGEREDAILAENRELAAHNRERVREFVAEYDLSWYDPVGVNGFLSVPEGFSGSVDFCREVVEEEGVVLAPGELFGYDDYFRIGFGLPTDELEEGLSRVADCIERRA; encoded by the coding sequence ATGGACATCGCACCCTTCGAACTCGAACGCTGGTTCGCCGAGTACGAACACGAGGCCGACATCATGCTGGCCGAGAGCGGGATTCGGAGCCTCCGGGCCGACCGGTTCGACCTGAACCCCGGCAAGTTGGGCTACGTCATCCCGACCAACGGCGACCCCGAACTCAGGGCCGAGGTCGGAAGTCGGTACGACCGCGGAGCAGACGAACTGCTGTTCACCTGCGGGACCCAAGAAGCGAACCTCCTCGCGTTCCTCTCGCTGATGGACGAAGATAGTCATGCCGTCGTTGTCACCCCAACGTATCAGGCGCTCCACGCTGTCCCCGAGTCCATCGGCGACGTGAGCAGGGTCTCGCTCGAACCCCCGGAGTGGGAACTCGACGTGGACGCCGTGGCCGACGCGATTCGGCCCGAAACCGAGGTGGTCGTCCTCAACAACCCGAACAACCCGACCGGGCGCTACCACCCCGAGGAGACGGTCCAAGCACTCTACGACCTCGCCGAGGACGAAGACGCCTACCTGCTCTGCGACGAAGTGTACAGGCTCCTCGCCGACGACCCCCTGCCGACCGTGGCGAGCATGGGCGACCACGGCATCAGCACGACCAGTCTGACCAAAGCCTACGGCCTCGCCGGCCTGCGGTTCGGCTGGATTGCCGGCCCCGAGGAGGTAATCGAGGAGGCGTGGAAATGGAAGGACTACACCACCATCTCGCCGTCCATCTTCGGTCAGCACATCGCCCGGCAGGCCCTCGGCGAGCGCGAGGACGCCATTCTGGCGGAGAACCGCGAGTTGGCCGCCCACAACCGCGAGCGAGTCCGGGAGTTCGTCGCCGAGTACGACCTCTCGTGGTACGACCCGGTGGGCGTCAACGGCTTCCTGTCGGTCCCGGAGGGATTCTCGGGGAGCGTGGACTTCTGCCGAGAAGTCGTGGAGGAGGAGGGCGTGGTCCTCGCACCGGGCGAGTTGTTCGGCTACGACGACTACTTCCGCATCGGGTTCGGCCTGCCGACCGACGAGTTGGAGGAGGGCCTCTCGCGGGTGGCCGACTGCATCGAGCGCCGCGCCTGA
- a CDS encoding Nif3-like dinuclear metal center hexameric protein has product MDLAELASRYDDRLRTDDFADVDASENGLQVGPDHREVESVAFAVDAAEQTIETAADRGADALVTHHGLSWGGIDRVTGRQYDRIAPLIENDVALYVSHLPLDAHPELGNAAGIADLLGLDDREPFGEVGPEHVGQRGRAPEPIPTDHLRETLEAELDHFGQGVRVLDFGPEEIEDVAVLTGSGVDWLDEAVEAGADALITGEGKQKVYHEAREAGLTVVLAGHYATETFGVRSLQTLADDWGLETTYIDAPTGL; this is encoded by the coding sequence ATGGACCTCGCCGAACTCGCCTCCCGATACGACGACCGCCTCCGAACCGACGACTTCGCCGACGTGGACGCCAGCGAGAACGGCCTGCAGGTCGGCCCCGACCACCGCGAGGTCGAATCGGTCGCGTTCGCGGTGGACGCCGCCGAGCAGACCATCGAGACAGCGGCCGACCGAGGAGCGGACGCCCTCGTGACCCACCACGGCCTCTCGTGGGGCGGCATCGACCGCGTTACCGGCCGCCAGTACGACCGCATCGCGCCCCTCATCGAGAACGACGTGGCGCTCTACGTCTCGCACCTGCCGCTGGACGCCCACCCCGAACTCGGCAACGCCGCCGGTATCGCCGACCTCCTCGGACTGGACGACCGCGAACCCTTCGGCGAGGTGGGACCGGAACACGTCGGCCAGCGGGGCCGCGCCCCCGAACCCATCCCGACCGACCACCTGCGCGAGACCCTCGAAGCCGAACTCGACCACTTCGGGCAGGGCGTGCGGGTCCTTGACTTCGGCCCCGAGGAAATCGAGGACGTGGCTGTCCTGACCGGGAGCGGCGTCGATTGGCTCGACGAAGCGGTCGAGGCGGGCGCTGACGCCCTCATCACCGGCGAAGGCAAACAGAAGGTCTACCACGAGGCCCGCGAGGCCGGACTCACCGTCGTCCTCGCCGGCCACTACGCGACCGAAACCTTCGGCGTCCGGTCACTCCAGACGCTCGCCGACGACTGGGGCCTCGAAACGACCTACATCGACGCGCCGACCGGGCTGTGA
- a CDS encoding antibiotic biosynthesis monooxygenase family protein, giving the protein MIERIWHGWTTPEEADEYERLLHDEIFPRFADEDIDGYRGFRVLRRANRGDEEVEFVTVMRFDSLDAVKEFAGEDHEQAHIPPEAEKVLSRYDDRARHYEVRARGDS; this is encoded by the coding sequence GTGATAGAGCGTATCTGGCACGGATGGACGACGCCCGAGGAGGCCGACGAGTACGAGCGCCTCCTCCACGACGAGATTTTCCCGCGCTTCGCCGACGAGGACATCGACGGCTATCGCGGGTTTCGCGTCCTCCGGCGCGCGAACAGGGGCGACGAGGAGGTCGAATTCGTCACCGTCATGCGCTTCGACTCGCTGGACGCCGTGAAGGAGTTCGCGGGCGAGGACCACGAGCAGGCCCATATTCCGCCGGAAGCCGAGAAAGTCCTTTCGCGGTACGACGACCGGGCGCGACACTACGAGGTCAGAGCGCGGGGCGACTCCTAA
- a CDS encoding translation initiation factor IF-5A: MAKEQKEVRDLQEGNYVMIDDAACEINSYSTAKPGKHGSAKARIEAEGVFDGKKRSLSQPVDAKIWVPIINRKQGQVVSVESDDVAQVMDLETYETITIKTPGDVSLSPDDELEYLEMDDQRKILE; encoded by the coding sequence ATGGCAAAAGAGCAGAAGGAAGTACGGGACCTGCAGGAAGGCAACTACGTGATGATCGACGACGCCGCATGTGAAATCAACTCCTACAGCACGGCAAAACCGGGCAAGCACGGTAGCGCGAAGGCCCGCATCGAGGCCGAAGGCGTCTTCGACGGCAAGAAGCGCAGTCTCTCTCAGCCTGTGGACGCCAAGATTTGGGTCCCCATCATCAACCGCAAACAGGGTCAGGTCGTCTCCGTCGAGAGCGACGACGTGGCGCAGGTCATGGACCTCGAAACCTACGAGACCATCACCATCAAGACGCCCGGTGATGTCTCGCTGTCGCCCGACGACGAACTCGAATACCTCGAAATGGACGACCAGCGGAAGATTCTCGAATAG
- a CDS encoding ZIP family metal transporter has protein sequence MSFAQNLVLVFVAGLVTALATGLGALPFFVVEDFSDRWNVALWGLASGIMVSASLFGLVNEGLAYSSGGLPVLMIGGLLAGVVLVEVADWALDAIDIEGGESNEKHSEDNQINHENEGVRSEDEEVHADGGGGHDHGEHAMEAEAFAEGDLRKLVLILGILTVHSFPEGVAVGVSFAELGFEGGIPILGFTVPLLAVFMTVAISIHNVPEGLAISIPMRAMDVSKWRMVGAAVFSSLPQPIGAVIAFAFVRWAEAFLPFGFGFAAGAMIYLVATEFIPEALETGAELPGEGHRELLAGLAVGVGAMIPLMYV, from the coding sequence ATGAGCTTCGCCCAGAACCTCGTGCTGGTGTTCGTCGCGGGCCTCGTGACCGCGCTAGCGACGGGTCTCGGCGCGCTCCCGTTCTTCGTGGTCGAGGACTTCAGCGACCGGTGGAACGTCGCGCTCTGGGGCCTCGCGTCGGGCATCATGGTGTCCGCCTCGCTGTTCGGACTGGTCAACGAGGGACTGGCGTACTCGTCGGGTGGCCTCCCGGTGTTGATGATTGGGGGCCTGCTGGCGGGCGTCGTGTTGGTGGAAGTCGCCGACTGGGCGCTCGACGCCATCGACATCGAGGGCGGCGAAAGCAACGAGAAGCATTCCGAAGACAATCAAATCAATCATGAAAACGAAGGCGTTCGTTCCGAAGACGAGGAGGTCCACGCCGACGGCGGCGGCGGTCACGACCACGGCGAACACGCGATGGAGGCCGAGGCGTTCGCGGAGGGCGACCTGCGGAAACTCGTCCTCATCCTCGGCATCCTGACGGTCCACAGTTTCCCCGAGGGCGTCGCGGTCGGGGTCTCGTTCGCCGAGTTGGGCTTCGAGGGCGGCATCCCGATTCTCGGGTTCACGGTGCCCCTGCTGGCGGTGTTCATGACCGTCGCCATCTCAATCCACAACGTCCCCGAGGGATTGGCCATCTCCATCCCGATGCGAGCGATGGACGTGAGCAAGTGGCGGATGGTCGGCGCGGCAGTCTTTTCGAGTCTGCCCCAACCCATCGGCGCGGTCATCGCCTTCGCGTTCGTCCGGTGGGCCGAGGCCTTCCTCCCCTTCGGGTTCGGGTTCGCCGCGGGCGCGATGATTTATTTAGTCGCCACCGAGTTCATCCCCGAGGCGCTGGAGACCGGCGCGGAACTGCCGGGCGAGGGCCACCGGGAACTGCTGGCGGGCCTCGCGGTGGGCGTCGGCGCGATGATTCCGCTGATGTACGTCTGA
- the speB gene encoding agmatinase, whose amino-acid sequence MFPGASADRDEADYVVVGAPLDVSTTFQPGARFGPERIRRFARTYDDYDARSGRHFSDLGVHDHGDVRAWDDASEYLEYLEGVATDVRWDDALPLLLGGEHTVTVAGVRAVEPDAFVCLDAHLDLREEYDGNELSHATVTRHVLDVADEAIVLGARTGSEDEWDRASEDDVTVVPPEEVGDWSPDFGAEDSVYLSVDIDGADPGFAPGTGTMEPFGMTPREMRDVVREVADAADVSGFDVVEVNDRDDGQSAALGGKLLREFVFADADLSE is encoded by the coding sequence ATGTTCCCCGGCGCGTCCGCCGACCGCGACGAGGCCGATTACGTGGTCGTCGGCGCGCCCCTCGACGTTTCGACGACGTTTCAACCCGGCGCGCGATTCGGCCCGGAGCGCATCCGGCGATTCGCGCGCACCTACGACGACTACGACGCCCGGTCGGGCCGACACTTCTCCGACCTCGGGGTCCACGACCACGGCGACGTTCGGGCGTGGGACGACGCTAGCGAGTATCTGGAGTATCTGGAAGGGGTGGCGACCGACGTTCGGTGGGACGACGCCTTGCCCCTCCTGCTCGGGGGCGAACACACCGTCACGGTCGCGGGCGTCCGGGCGGTCGAACCCGACGCCTTCGTCTGTCTCGATGCCCATTTAGACCTCCGCGAGGAGTACGACGGCAACGAACTCAGCCACGCGACCGTGACCCGCCACGTCCTCGACGTGGCCGACGAGGCGATTGTCCTCGGCGCGCGCACCGGGAGCGAGGACGAGTGGGACCGGGCCAGCGAGGACGACGTGACCGTCGTCCCGCCCGAGGAGGTCGGCGACTGGTCGCCCGACTTCGGTGCTGAAGATTCAGTCTACCTCAGCGTGGACATCGACGGCGCGGACCCCGGTTTCGCGCCCGGCACCGGCACGATGGAGCCGTTCGGCATGACGCCCCGCGAGATGCGCGACGTGGTGCGGGAGGTCGCCGACGCCGCCGACGTTTCGGGCTTCGACGTGGTGGAGGTCAACGACCGCGACGACGGCCAGTCCGCGGCCCTCGGCGGGAAACTCCTCCGGGAGTTCGTCTTCGCGGATGCCGATTTGTCGGAGTAA
- the glp gene encoding gephyrin-like molybdotransferase Glp, with protein MSEDQPDRKQSGFKDKTRVGEARERLLDAVVSHDRTEEVPLSSADGRLLAEEVVAERNVPHYPRAAMDGYAVRAEDTFGASDRSPEVLRQSEQLTPDSAVRVHTGSELPDRANAVVMIEQVDEFGDEVEIFDAVAEGENVAPVGEDVAEGQHLYDPGHRLRPSDLGLLKSVGVETVAVRERPAVGVIPTGEELVQSNPGPGEVVETNGLTISRYVERWGGDATYRDVVTDDPEALRTAIQRDLTKDVVVTTGGSSVGERDLLPEVVADLGEILFHGVALKPGHPVAVGVVEETPVVMLPGYPVACIINAVQFLRPALKRVGGLPESDFPTTEALLDRKIRSEPGIRTFARVQLGENDEGATTATPTRASGSGVLSSVALADGWVEVPEGREGIPEGETVSVQDWEWSA; from the coding sequence ATGAGCGAAGACCAACCGGACCGAAAGCAGTCCGGGTTCAAGGACAAGACCCGCGTCGGCGAGGCCCGCGAGCGCCTCCTCGACGCGGTGGTCTCTCACGACCGGACCGAGGAGGTCCCGCTCTCGTCGGCAGACGGCAGACTCCTCGCCGAGGAGGTCGTCGCAGAGCGAAACGTCCCCCACTACCCGCGGGCCGCGATGGACGGCTACGCGGTCCGGGCCGAGGACACCTTCGGCGCGAGCGACCGGTCGCCCGAGGTGCTTCGACAGAGCGAGCAACTGACTCCCGACTCGGCGGTCCGGGTCCACACCGGGAGCGAACTCCCCGACCGGGCGAACGCGGTGGTGATGATAGAGCAGGTAGACGAGTTCGGCGACGAGGTAGAGATTTTCGACGCCGTGGCGGAGGGCGAGAACGTCGCGCCGGTCGGCGAGGACGTAGCGGAGGGCCAGCACCTCTACGACCCCGGCCACCGTCTCCGGCCCTCGGATTTGGGTCTGCTCAAGTCGGTCGGCGTCGAAACGGTGGCGGTCCGCGAGCGCCCCGCGGTCGGGGTGATTCCGACCGGCGAGGAGTTGGTTCAGTCGAATCCCGGTCCCGGCGAGGTGGTCGAGACCAACGGGCTGACGATTTCGCGCTACGTCGAGCGGTGGGGCGGCGACGCGACCTACCGCGACGTGGTGACCGACGACCCCGAGGCCCTCCGGACAGCCATCCAGCGCGACCTGACGAAAGACGTGGTGGTCACGACCGGCGGCTCCTCGGTCGGCGAGCGCGACCTGCTCCCCGAAGTCGTGGCCGACCTCGGGGAAATCCTGTTCCACGGCGTCGCCCTCAAGCCCGGCCATCCCGTCGCGGTGGGCGTCGTGGAGGAGACCCCGGTCGTGATGCTCCCCGGCTACCCCGTCGCCTGCATCATCAACGCGGTCCAGTTCCTCCGGCCCGCGCTGAAGCGAGTCGGTGGGCTTCCCGAGAGCGACTTTCCGACGACCGAGGCCCTCCTCGACCGCAAGATTCGGAGCGAACCCGGTATCCGGACCTTCGCTCGGGTGCAATTGGGAGAAAACGACGAGGGCGCGACGACCGCAACGCCGACCAGAGCGAGTGGGTCGGGCGTCCTCTCCAGCGTGGCGCTCGCCGACGGATGGGTCGAAGTGCCCGAGGGACGCGAGGGAATTCCGGAGGGAGAGACCGTCTCCGTGCAGGACTGGGAGTGGTCGGCGTGA
- a CDS encoding ABC1 kinase family protein: protein MVTLANLRAYRRFFVVAYHFLPLLLSYARDRRRFLLFGSSRRVDSQTRVERANTLLESLLTLGPTFIKLGQLLSTRPDILPPEYVDVLSKLQDEVPPAPWAEARSVLEDEVGPIEERFDEFDTDAISGASLGQVYTAEIDGKEVAVKIRRPNIEELVNADLRVIRWSLPILLRFLGQARAFSLENLADEFARTIRQEMDYDREAAMLEEIRSNFEGNDDVAIPAVIDSHSGPRVLTMEYITGTKINDVEELDAMGVDRHELAVNLQRAYLQMLLEDGVFHADPHPGNLAVCDDGTIVFYDFGMSGRVDEFIQNKIIDFYIAVANQDIDGILDALVEMGTLSPEADRATMGKVMELAIEDARGEDIETYRVQQIVEQVEDTIYDFPLRLPPNLALVLRVATVVEGVCVTLDPDFDFISVATDYLTEQGYREESIKQFASETGDQIQRSIQSSVRVPPKLESTLDRIERDDFYVRADVEDGNDVFENLAKRLVYGMLLASGAFSTAFLYALADVQSAAVAGAFSVGVAGLLYRTFRSKKGTRVTPQFTRHEMRQRRGGE from the coding sequence GTGGTCACACTGGCTAACCTCCGTGCGTACCGGCGGTTCTTCGTCGTCGCGTACCACTTCCTGCCGCTCCTGCTGAGTTACGCCCGCGACCGACGCCGGTTCCTGCTGTTCGGCAGTTCCCGGCGTGTCGATAGCCAGACACGCGTCGAACGCGCCAACACCCTGCTGGAGTCGCTTCTGACGCTCGGGCCGACGTTCATCAAACTCGGGCAACTCCTCTCGACTCGCCCCGACATCCTGCCGCCCGAGTACGTCGATGTCCTCTCGAAACTGCAGGACGAGGTGCCGCCAGCGCCGTGGGCCGAGGCCCGGTCGGTCCTCGAAGACGAGGTGGGTCCAATCGAGGAGCGATTCGACGAGTTCGACACCGACGCCATCTCCGGGGCGAGTCTCGGACAGGTCTACACCGCCGAAATCGACGGGAAGGAGGTCGCGGTGAAGATTCGGCGACCCAACATCGAGGAGTTAGTCAACGCCGACCTGCGCGTCATTCGGTGGTCGTTGCCCATCCTCTTGCGGTTCCTCGGGCAGGCCAGAGCCTTCTCGCTGGAGAATCTGGCCGACGAGTTCGCTCGCACGATTCGCCAAGAGATGGACTACGACCGGGAGGCCGCCATGCTTGAGGAGATTCGCTCGAACTTCGAGGGCAACGACGACGTGGCGATTCCGGCGGTCATCGACTCCCATTCCGGGCCGCGCGTCCTGACGATGGAGTACATCACCGGCACCAAAATCAACGACGTGGAGGAACTCGACGCGATGGGCGTGGACCGCCACGAACTCGCGGTCAACCTCCAGCGGGCCTACCTCCAGATGTTGCTCGAAGACGGGGTGTTCCACGCCGACCCCCATCCCGGCAACCTCGCGGTGTGCGACGACGGTACCATCGTCTTCTACGACTTCGGGATGTCGGGCCGGGTGGACGAGTTCATCCAGAACAAAATCATCGACTTCTACATCGCCGTCGCCAACCAAGACATCGACGGAATTCTGGACGCGCTGGTCGAGATGGGCACCCTCAGCCCCGAGGCCGACCGGGCGACGATGGGGAAGGTGATGGAACTCGCCATCGAGGACGCCCGCGGCGAGGACATCGAGACCTACCGGGTCCAGCAAATCGTGGAACAGGTCGAGGACACCATCTACGATTTCCCCCTCCGCCTGCCCCCGAACCTCGCGCTGGTCCTGCGGGTCGCCACGGTGGTCGAGGGCGTCTGCGTCACCCTCGACCCGGATTTCGACTTCATCTCGGTCGCCACCGACTACCTGACCGAGCAGGGGTATCGAGAGGAGTCCATCAAGCAGTTCGCCAGCGAGACCGGCGACCAGATTCAGCGGTCGATTCAGTCGTCGGTCCGCGTCCCGCCGAAACTCGAAAGCACGCTCGACCGAATCGAGCGCGACGACTTCTACGTCCGGGCCGACGTGGAGGACGGCAACGACGTGTTCGAGAACTTGGCCAAGCGACTCGTCTACGGCATGTTGCTGGCCTCGGGCGCGTTCTCGACCGCCTTCCTCTACGCGCTGGCCGACGTGCAGTCGGCGGCGGTGGCGGGAGCTTTCTCGGTCGGGGTCGCGGGCCTCCTCTACCGGACCTTCCGGAGCAAGAAGGGTACGCGAGTCACCCCGCAATTCACTCGCCACGAGATGCGCCAGCGTCGGGGCGGGGAGTAA
- a CDS encoding Hsp20/alpha crystallin family protein has translation MSALREAMRELPDAVFADLLESDDAYLLVIDLPGANEKTVDVGVSDGKLEIEARREKDVPMDFSYLQEERSLFLDADLPLPPDATGADAEATIDRGVLELRLPKREATPEQEIHVESR, from the coding sequence ATGTCAGCGCTTCGTGAGGCCATGCGGGAGTTGCCGGACGCGGTGTTCGCCGACTTGCTGGAGAGCGACGACGCCTACCTGCTGGTCATCGACCTGCCGGGTGCCAACGAGAAGACGGTGGACGTCGGCGTCTCCGACGGGAAACTCGAAATCGAGGCGCGCCGAGAGAAAGACGTGCCGATGGACTTCTCGTACCTCCAAGAGGAGCGCTCGCTGTTCCTCGACGCCGACCTGCCCCTGCCGCCGGACGCCACCGGGGCCGACGCCGAGGCGACCATCGACCGGGGCGTGCTGGAGCTTCGCCTCCCCAAGCGCGAGGCCACCCCGGAACAGGAAATCCACGTCGAGAGCCGGTGA